The genomic stretch atttaactattttGTGTCTTGAAAGAACATAaatcctttttaattttttaatacatttaatgcataaaaaatataaaagtgtttatttttgtttaataatttttaatagaacattttttatagtacttttaaaatgtatttttaggtagtcacaaaaaaatgtatttttagGACGTATATTAGCCGCaaatcttaaaaataattaattagagtACGAATGTGattaagaaatttttaaaatgtgatttaaaaaaaatttaaattaattttagaaaaaaattaataatccCAAACATAGAGAGAGGATAATGTTGTTATAATATGTATGTTATTCCACacacttataaaaaaaattatgactAGTTAGTaatattgtatatatttttttaaaatttagatcttttaaattttgtattttatttgagaaggtaaagtgtgatcttttgttttttatttttgagtgTTTTTTCTTTCGTATTTTTTTTAGTTccatctataaaataaataataagagactatactttattttttagaataaaatttaaaatttagaagatggaaattcaattttttttttttttactatctGACATCACCGTATTTTATGGTACATATAAAATATGCGTTCATATTAGCAACACGCCAACAccgtaaaaataattaataagcGTATTTCAGCAGTAATATACCATAACCAAACTCACCTTTAATTTATTactaagaaataaaaaagtccAAACTTTGATTCGAAACCGGAAACATTTACAGGCATTATAGTTAATTAGCATCTGGTGGAGGGGGAGGAACCTCTAAAACAAGTCCTCGTCATCCTCAACAATCACACCATAATCTATAAGGCAGGCTAGGCTCAGGACAATACATCTTTCACTCCTTATTAATGCCTATACTAATAAAATACACACACTCTTTACATAATAACAAGGTGAAAACTCTCAGCAACGAGATAAATCATTCCCTGGAAGAGACTGAGGAAGACCCTCAATCAAGCAAGAAACAGGAGGAATAGTTAGTGTCTCCGAATTGCCATAAGCATTCCAACAAAAAGGGTCATTAAAAAGATCACCCTGTGCAGGAAGAAGCTCTATATCAGAAAGAGTTAAGttagtgcaaggcacagagtcaCTGCAAGCGAAACGCATGGGTGGGTGCCTTATATCATATGTCCCTTTTATGTTTGAGTAAACTATGTCTGATACAAATACTGCCGAGCTTTTGTTGCTGCAATCTTTCGATAGGCAATAGAATTGGTCGATTATTATTGGGTTCCGTACACTCTCCATGTGAATCTTGCTGAATGTTACTTTTGATACTGATCCTGATCCTCCTTGCCATGTTTTTATTCTTACTCCATTGTCTGACCCTTTGATCGTTGACTCTCTTACTGTAATGTTTGAGACGCAGGCTCTTGAGTTGTGGTTTCCCAAACTACCAATGCTGAACAAACAAAATCAACATTATATATATGtgactaaaattaattatatatatcaaaTCATGAAACAATAATTCTAAGAGGCAACATCACTTTGATAAGCACACCAATTATAAAAATgacatttaaaaataaaaaattagtcacCAAATAAATCTGtgtatatttatgtataaatatatattatttttatttatttttaatatatattctgtACAAATAActgatttaataattaatttttttatatgccTAATGTGATTAtttgtttatgttttatttgtttttgcaaACTGATATGATCcacatttgaattaatataatttaatattatagaGAGGAGTCTATAATATAGATTGTAGATAGCATGCCTATATAAATCATTatattttgcaattttttttatgaatattaaCTACAAGTTGACAGGGAAAAACCAGTGGCCACCAACCATATTCTtaagaaaataatagaaaagtatctttttattttaaatgaattaaacttattgtataaaatattctcttttctttatatttaaTATGTTGCACCCTTGCacgaatgaaaaaaaataaattagtgctacttaattattctaaatggaaaattaatttattttgaccaaataaaattataaaaatgaaacatacaataaattaataattagaaccAGAGAGATCAGAGAATTCTATTTGAagtattttttcataaaatttctCTCCTTTATTTAATAAAGTAGTTATTATTGgaaaagaataataattaagttttaaataaatactacttatttagttatttatgaGCAAATAAAATTTGACCCAGAGAAAGCATTTATTTGACAAGATGAGAAGTTAAGAAGAAATTAATGAAGTACGAAAAGGGAATGAAAGTTTTGGTAATAGTACATAAATAAGTGATCATAGAAGTACCTAATTCCGTGGCTGGGACCACATGTAATGTTCTTTATATCAACATCATAGCAACCCGTTCCAATGGACACACAGTCATCACCTGTGAAATGACAATTCAGGAAACATTGTTAGATGCAATAAACCATGAAAAGCAATTAGCATTTGTTTTTGTGACTTACCGTTGGAAATGACGGAATTGTATATCCTTACGTCATTTGTGTTTTCTATGTGTATTCCATCGGTGTTGGGACTTAGTGCTGGAGATGTTATGAAGATTGAATCTACTCGAACGCTTTTGCAGCCATCAAATCTGAAGTGGAACTGGGGACTGTTCTTGATTCTAAGTCCTTGCACACTCAAGTTTGAACTCATGAAAAACCTTAATGCCTGCAAAATAGGGAAAGGTTGGGGGGAGGGGGAAGAATGTTTCATTTATTTCTATTATAATAATAGTAACAAAagtaaaatttttcttttgtttctaaCTGTTTGTTTAAAGGacaaagtattttttttacaatcCGAAAATTTTTAATCTGTCTTCAACCATCTACATAATCGATCTAAGTAGTTATTGTAATCGATGAACTACTGCTTATATATTACAGACTGTTTAGACGAATTATTGAATGGTTGAGAATCAATTAGAGATTTTTAAATAATGAAAGAGTGTTTTAGATTTTGAACAAATGATTAGAGATGAAAAATGACATTTATTCtaggaataataataataatgcataaAGAAGGAAATATATTTGCTGCATTTGTTTCTGAGAATAGGATAAGATAAGACAccaaaaataaaacataaagaataTAGATACAAAATtgtgtatttttgtattttttttgtgataaactataacaaattataaaaatttaatttattttcatttttttcatccaaaaaatttaagaaaaaaatataatagtataaaaaataaattatctttaCGTCATTCCTGTCAgaatgaataaaatatattaatttagtgTCTATATTTCTATTTATATCTCATCTGTCAAacacaattttatatttttatgtttctgtCTAAATATACCGTGTCTGTAAACAAACGTAGTCTATGGTATGCGATTTCAGAAGAAATTAACTTATAAAAGGTCTTTACAACTTACAACTGGGCTATCACAAGGTCCTGGAAGTGTAGTCCCATTAGGTCCCTGTGACATTTTCATATTCCAGTCATCAGAATATATTTGTAGTTCCATATGTTTTATtattcatgaatattttttctgtttttcatttaGGATTTTACTAAAATTATTAAAGTGATGAGCTTAACTAGTTGAAAACGAAAAATGGCAAAACTTGTTGAATTTTTGAagaatgaataatatatattactaCCTTATGAGGCTTACAAGGAAGGTCCCACCAATTTTGTCCTCTGCCATCAATAACACCACTTCCTTGTAGTGACATATTATTGATTCTGTAAAAGACAAGCCATTGACGCCTACTTGTGTTGTTTGGCCAAGATTCAGGTCCATCTGGTGGCATGAGAGTGCCATCAACCTTTTCCATGCGCACCATCAAATTCCATTACTCACTTTATACTTATACCCTTTACTTTATAAGCATGTAATAATAAGGTAACTAATGGAAACTGCCCAAACTAGAAAAATCCACATACAAATGTAATGGTACTTTTCATATATAACTACATTAAAGGAAAAAATTTAGTTTAGGAAATTGAAGAGGCTAATTAGTAGAATAAACAAAATATCTCTATTTTGTGACAAAATTATGctcaatttttttatcaacACAAAATTGGGAATAATAAAAGACATAGATTAAAATATAACGCTGTCTTAATCTCTAATTAATGAGAGTCTTTGTATTTTTtgaagaatttaattttcattatCCAATTAACTAATGGTGTATTATCAcattattaaaagtaattaatttttaaagtcactatttaaaaaaatcatctaaatatataaatttaattaaattattatataaaattcttTATAGAGAtaatgcattaaaattaaacaaaaatactatttgtacactaaaatcagtaACTAAAATTAGCTACTAATGTAtctgtgtataaatacatgtgtggtttaatttattttcaatatgtaTTGGTGATTGATTTTAGTGTACTGTAGCATtacttaaaattaaattctattttaaatcTGAATTCAAATTTCGACCAGATTCAGAAAGAAAATAATCAAAGAAACAATGAAATGcacttttttttatgtttaccCTAAATATATCAGGGATATGAAGACAAATTTATTCTATAAGGATTAGAGATGATATAAACTGAGACAAAGAcactgaaaataaaaatgacatTATTAGTATGGAAGATGTTTATTTTAGTCTTACTGCATTTGTTTCTATTTCTGTTTTAATACTACCAAATatctgtatatatatatatatatatatatacagatATGTCTGTGAGACACCAACAAAACGAAGCATTAAAGTCCTACCACAATTTGTAAATGGGACCAAAAGAACAGAACTAAGTACAATACCTTTAACACTAAGCCACCTTGACAGGGACCAGTGAAGATTGTAGACTGGACCATGAACGAGAAACCGCGAGGAACAAGTACAATGTTAATTGCTGATTCACTTTGGCAAGCACTGTCCCACGCCATCTTGAAGGACTTTGTATCATCAGCTATACCATCTCCAATGGCCCCAAATGTTCGAACATCGAAGATTTCGGAGCCATCATCATCAGAGGGACTAGGACTAGGACTAGGAGCTTCATTATCATAACCACCGGGTGCAGCCACAGGAGGCACTGAAATTccggaagaagaagaaggagaaggagaaggaggatATGATtgattattactattattgtCATTATTATTAGAATGTGAAGagtgtttgtgttttgtatgGTGATGGTGTCTTGCTTGAGTTGTAAGAATTAAAGTGAAGAAAAATGCTAAGATATAATGAGAGTGCCTCATATTGGGTTTGTTTAATTAATAAGTAATGAGAAGCAATGgtatagaagaagaagaagatagaaagCGAAGTTAATGGGACCTTGAAGTACATGCAGGGTGagttactatatatatataatataagagaatgaaagacatagtggGTTTATCTGCCAAAGTTTCTTTGATATGCACGTTAGCAATATTTTAATGACTTAAAGGGAATGGGAACCGACAAATAGCTAATAGGCATTGGGGTTGGGCCTTTAATTTGCTTTAAGAGAATGTGGAGTCAGCATATGTCTATTCTCAAAAGAGTAAAACGGAATAACCAGAAGACACACATGAGTGGATACTTGATAATAAACCAGCCAGCCTCCCATGTTCTTCCCCATCACTCTAATActctaattatatattttttattttatgtccTATAGCGCTATATCAAAGTTTTAACAACTTTTAGAAATCCCACCGTTTCCAAACATCTTTCAGTTTAGAATTTTAGTAGGTTGAAAATTTAATACATTTGAATATATAATTGATGTTTGAACTGTTACAATAGTATTAAATAAGTGTATTTTTACACACAAGTATTTTGCATTAATGCAGAATCTGAAAAGAattatatctaaaaaatataatgtaCATAGTTCAacttaataattatattaatgatTGTTTCTATGAATTACACCTAAGATTTCAACcatctattttaaaatttttctttgtcaTGAAACTATTTTAActcaatcattttttttaacacTACTAGAAAAATCACTTTTAGCGattaattgttttatttttagcATCAATAAAAATAGCTACTAATATATTTACTGACAATTGAATATTAgtcattttatattttatcattaaaagaTTTTAgcaataattatataattatcaataaagatatttttaatagcagtaaaaaatatataattgccattataatatgtaataataataacaaatatatcatttttgcaaaaatataagttaaataAGATATATAGTAGCCATTGTATTATTGTCCTTAAAAATTTGTCACTAAACAATTTTTGTTGTAATGCAAGACTCTTTTTTGTCATGAAAACATTTTTCCTAACAGTTTGACCGAATAGAAGAAGGTACATATGAATGTTCTGATACCTTGTCATAAAACTACTTTTCTAAACATTTTGAGTGGGTTAAAAGAGACATAtgaatgtgttttttttttcacagaATCCTTTAGTTTGGCAAGACAAGCATTAATCTGCCATGAATCGGACTAATTCTATATAGGTGTTTATTGTTGGTTAACGAATTAATGcatacacaaaataaaattcaaattttaacaCTTATTTAAACGAATAAGTAAACTAACAATTCGATCAACTCAAATTGCTTATGAATAATTTAAACCTCTAAATCTATATCCAAAAATgtccaacaaaaaaaaaatcaaaagacataaaagacaataatgtctccaaaaaattattatttttgacaaaaGTAATCAAACATCACCTAAAAGAATCaccattaacaaaaaatatctaGTTAACGAAATAGATGAATTGATAAACTGTATTGACTTAATTAATCATATGATGttcttaattattttaattacaatcCAACTTAAATTATACAAACAAAATTCCCAATTCAAACTCAGAAATTATAATTTCCTAATATTGTAGGTTTTTCTATGTTTGCTGTGTTGCATTAAAATATGAGGATGACGGATTCTATATCGAACAATTTCTTTtgtgaaaacaattttttttcttctcttttataaCAAATGCTTCTATAACATtcattttaaaatcaaataaaatataagtgACTTAACTACAAATAGAATCAAATAATATTGGTATTAATTTTACTTCTTTCATGCTCATCGCACCACAACTCCGATTACGATTTAGGTGTGAATAGTTTAAGCTTCTCATAAATAGTAATAGAAGCATTACGAGATCTTCACGATGAATTTGAATAGCAACCACCAATAATAACAAATTTGATAGAAAATCTTAATATTTAAACAATTGTAAACTTGATAAATCAAGTGAATTAGCTACAATTTATCACTAATCACTCGAATATGAGTCCAACTTTAGATCTGGTAAATTCATATTATTTATATCTTTAAAATAGTCTAAGAATTCCATTAATTTCTGTAGTACTTGAATCTAATAATTATCATGCTTGAAAAACTACAATGTCTAAAGTTCTTATGTCCAAAAATAAATGGCAATTTATTGATGGTTCTATTAAGAAACCAGCAAAGGAAGATTCAACAcatttgtttaaaaatatatataaataacagCTTCTTCAATTACATGGTTATTAATATGTGATTTTAGTAAAACAATTGGTACATAGGTGGTGTGTGTGTaaaagttttagaaaatatctccataatatatatatatatatatatatatatatatatatatatatatatatatatatatatatatatatatattagtgtattaatatataattttagatagatatataaatgtaaaataaataattttaaatcttttaaaagttttataattattttaacaatttatttaatatatttcaattttatactaaatatttttaaagtttttcaaTACTATTTTTACTATTCAGATATGTTAATAACTTATTAACTACAAacattattattacaaaaaaattttccaTGTCTCTTCTTCACTTTCACTTCCAGTTGCTGCTTCATCTCCCAACAGCATCAATATTTTAAAGCACATTTGCGGTTGCGACATCACCACAGCTACCACCCTCTCCTCCATATATAATCAATCCTTTTATCATTGTCAATACCACCATCACTATTATCAACATTATTTATAATTCTAAAGATCGAATTAAATCCGTCAATTCAATTGGATTAATTAATCAAAAACCGGTTACTTAACTGATCTTattgaataaataatttaataagtCTAGACAACATTAAAACTTCTTAAATTTAACGTTATAAttagtataaaattaaaataaataaaatattagaaaaaatttataattttttgaaattattatttgataaaaaaaacaagaaaatatggttTCGCAAGAAGATAGTTAAGGATGATGCTCACGTCAACATATAtagtaataatataaaaaagtttTAGATGAGGAACCCTAATCTGTGTCACACTACTATAGAATAATTTTCGCTGCCCACAGGATCAACAAAGCTTTCCGCTTCCTTGTGTTTTTGTCGAGTTCTAACAAGATACAGTAACCTCATCACCaaccttctctttctttttcatttatATAATGATATTATAAATCATTAGAACTTTAACTTTTCATGTAGTGAAGTTAATAGTTAAAGTCCAAATGACTTATAGCTCAAATGTTATAGTCTCTCTATATTCAATTAAGAGGTTGCACGTTCAAGACTCttatctttggtaaaaaaaaaaagttaatagaTAAAGTCGTTAAATAATACTTTACTcaaacatattaaaatattgaaTGATATAAAAATGGTATAAACAAgttaagaaataatgaaacaaactaaattaaataataaaaatgtcaAAATTAACTTCATGACTTTTGATGTGTATTTAGCTAGCATTAACTTATTTTAGATAGAAGCGTTATAAATACTGATAAATAatgatatgatttttttaggTAGATAATaacttttataaataatatgaaCAATGAATTCtagaatttatttaataaagtaaaaaaatatactatCATCAAATTACCTCTTAAACCTTAATATCAGGATAACCATTTGCACATTTAGTGAATTGAACATCTAGCTATTGTTAACTGTGAATGAGTAAATCGAATAAAAAAAACcatccaattaaaaataatcaacATAATCATCTGCATATATACCTATTGAATTGAATATTCGACATATCCATTATTCACATTGTCTAGTATTCTTATAATTTCATTGTTTACCTATACTTTTTCATGATgataacacaaaaaatttaaatagtaaATGAAAATACAATATAATTTCCTTAAATAATTGGCAAAGTGCGTATATTATATGAAAAAGTGACGAACATTATATTCACCCAACAAATGTTTAATTTATACTGATGAACATTGTTAATTATATGTTTAAATTTAGTCTGATGCTGAGAACGAATGCTCCTGGAGGAGCttcctttgaattattgattcTTTATTTAAGATTCCAAATATTTAAATCCAATGAACAGTTGGTAAGATAATTCTACGAAGCGAATGGAGCATACTGTAGTCACAGAAGTgcgaaataaataaataaataaataatagcaAGTTGCATGGGGCTAACTCAACTCCTGTTTTAAATATATACACAAAAATGAATGCAGTCCTGAAAGTAGATATAGTTTGTCATTATCTACATAcactaattaaaatattaatcgTCATTGTACTATCATTATCTTATGCCTAAAGTTGACATGCGGGGAAATAACTTGGAACGTATTTAtttcaacaaaaaataataCTACTGTAGGTTTAAATTCTCTTTATTACTAAAAGGATTTTTTAGGACACTTTATCTATATTTAGGACACTTGATTTTGTCATACTAAATTTTGAATCGAtgtaaattaatattttttacagtAATAActgtaatatttttattataaaaaatgattaaaatattcttattatatatatagaatctTAAATCCTAACCTTTTTTTCCTCTTTGTACTATCATAGagttaaaatttagaatttttaaaattaatatatataataagagtattttagtcattttttataatagaaatattaccgtcattttttattaaaaaaatattaatttagaccagtttaaaatttggtttattaattttttggtcAAATCGATTTGTCCGATCTAATTATAACAGAAATAATATTgtttaatcaattatatatgttaaattttaattattaaaaaatatttaaaaaaagacgttttagaTGTCTTtatttaaatgtttttttttataaatattcgTTAATTAGCGTAAATACATAGCTTAATTTAGGTAATTAATTAAGCTTATAAATGTTTAAGCTTTTGGATAGTTGTTTTATGATAGAATAAATAGTTTCAggataaatatatataaaaattttgtctACATACAAAAAAACATTATCTTTATATTATCATATATCTAACCGTCCATCCACTTGAAAGTTGAGAATTTCATCAATCTCATGCTTTGCTGCGCTGCTTCCACTCACAGCACTTGagatttgttttctttctttctaatGCCGCCCAATTGATAGCACTATTTCTGGTCAGGGTTTTTTTCGGTTTCTTCTgtgctggtggtggtggtgaatGTATGTGTTGCTAATGATGACGGTTTATTATTTAGTGTTTTTATTTGACTTCCATTCACTTCTCTtccattcttcttttttttcacatttttttcttttgatttatttatttattttgcttttgCATTTCTGCTATAGCTGGGTATTGGGTACATATGGTTAATGAACTTCATAAATTTGTAAAAGGATAAAAGCTCAAGCTGCATGTGTTTCTTCTTTTCAATAATCATTGAAATTGTTTAATTTAGAGGGAGACTCAcatgcaattttttttatgtaaatgtgataattaaaattaaattattaaataataatataattaaatatattaaattatttaattgtttttaattATAGTTGGGTTATACATTCAtgtaatttttcatttaagTTTATCCAAACTGgcataatattaaaaatatccaATTTTATTAAATGAAACGTGAAATACACGCGCCCCAAATTTTCGAAATGTTAACATTTATTCGCGGATTGAATATGAAACAACGTTATTTCTTCAACCTTGAAACTACTACTGGAGAACTTTGAATCTCTCTCAAAATCTCTCAAACTTCATTCGTGTTTTCTGCCAAAATTGGTTCTACTGAAAAATCAGGAGAAGATTtcgaaagaaaaaagaaaaaacaaacgAAAACAAAAACAGAGATTGCGAAAGGTATGATAAAAACTACTGTTTATTTAAAATCTTGCAATCTCACATTTTTCTTAGTTGCATTTTAGGTTTATTGGATTGAGTTACTTTGTTTAGTAGATCGACTTATTCTGATTCATTTATTTTTACATAACTAGGGCATAGGAATGGTAAtgtgttcttattttctttcagtTCAGTGGAGTTGGTCATTTTGATTCACTTGATTATTAGTGTGTTCAGTTGAGTTCTTTTAcatgcaaaaatatttttcttactGATTGAATGTTTCAGGTTTTATTCAAAACATGAATGGTATTCTGTTTAGTGGAGTTGGTCATTTTCATTCATTTTATTGTTAAGTATTCAATTGAGTTCTTTtgtatacaaaaatatttttcttaataattgAATGTTTATCACATTTTATTCAGAACATGAATGTGTTCGGTTCAGTGGAGCTGGTAATTttgattcacttgattgttagtgtgttCGGTTGAATTCTTTTGCATGCAGAAATACTTTTCTTAatgattgaatgtttatcacgTTTTATTCAGAATATGAATGGTGTTTAGTTCAGTGGAGTTGGTAATTTTGATTCAATTGATTGTTAGTATGTTCAGTTGAATTCTTTTGCAtgcagaaatatttttcttgatgattgaatgtttatcatGTTTTATTCAGAATATGAATGGTGTTCATTTCAGTAGAGATGGTAATTttgattcacttgattgttagtgtgttcagttgagttttttttaatgcagaaatatttttcttactCATTGAATGTTTATCATGTTTTATTCAAAACATCAATGATGTTCGGTTCAGTAAATTTGTCCATTTTGATTCACTTGATTAAAATATACATGCTTGTGCTTGTCGGTATATTGAGtgaagtattgaccaaattttttgtgcttacagcaaaaatgaaaaaaatgatgGTGACAAAAACACAGAAGCCGCGCTATAACGTAAGCATAAGTatacattaaatatatttatccCCTTTCATTTAAATAAACTCTATTTtgtattataaatatatcatGACATACTGTTTTAAAACCTTGCAGAAAACTCACGATCTTAGATACCAAACAAAGACAATAGCGAGGGTGTTCAAGGCAATGAGTCACTGATTCAGTGCGCTGGCACATGTCTCGGAAATAAACGTCTCTCACAGCCTCTTGAGCAAATTGATTGCTTGCTATGATGACTATTATGGATACCTGAAAACTTGATGCACTACTATTTCATGGTATATTTTAAgttgaattgagtggattttatccattattctcacatttattcatagaatttgcatgttttacattttttttcttaattttatgctatgattgaaaatatgcttctttagctttaaatttactaattttaattctcttttattaccatttgaCGCCGTAATATGTTTATTAAATGTTTGCGAAATAATTTCTGCAGGTAATAAATTGATGGCTTTGTTGGATGAAATTGAAATTGTTATAcaatttattcttaaaaataGCTTTTGGAATGATAGAGAAATATACATTCAAAACGTATGAATCGTGCTTTTTCGTGTAGCAACACAGGAAGTCAAAGAAcacattgaaaaataaattttaaaagaaataagtTCATAAACTTGATGTAAAAAGTGTCCAACATAGAATTCCAAAAGGTCTAAACAAATAAATTCATCTTCATtgataaatagaaaaatatggctaaattaaataatgataattttgtattttggtATAATTAGCGATTTAATCGTATAAATGTAACTTAGGTGTTTGTTTTTTGTTGTAATATCAATCGGAATAACGTTTATTTTGATGGCAATGTCAAAAAGATAACAGATGTTCTAAATTTAATGTTAATATAAATCTTAGGATGACTAAACAATTTATATGATGATTAATAGATAGGAAAGTTCTATGATGGCATTGATTTTGGTGGTTAAGAGTGATATAagtttaattaacaaaaaaaatattgacatataacaagaaaattaaatctaaaatcAAAATGATTCTCtctc from Arachis stenosperma cultivar V10309 chromosome 9, arast.V10309.gnm1.PFL2, whole genome shotgun sequence encodes the following:
- the LOC130949264 gene encoding polygalacturonase At1g48100, translated to MRHSHYILAFFFTLILTTQARHHHHTKHKHSSHSNNNDNNSNNQSYPPSPSPSSSSGISVPPVAAPGGYDNEAPSPSPSPSDDDGSEIFDVRTFGAIGDGIADDTKSFKMAWDSACQSESAINIVLVPRGFSFMVQSTIFTGPCQGGLVLKVDGTLMPPDGPESWPNNTSRRQWLVFYRINNMSLQGSGVIDGRGQNWWDLPCKPHKGPNGTTLPGPCDSPVALRFFMSSNLSVQGLRIKNSPQFHFRFDGCKSVRVDSIFITSPALSPNTDGIHIENTNDVRIYNSVISNGDDCVSIGTGCYDVDIKNITCGPSHGISIGSLGNHNSRACVSNITVRESTIKGSDNGVRIKTWQGGSGSVSKVTFSKIHMESVRNPIIIDQFYCLSKDCSNKSSAVFVSDIVYSNIKGTYDIRHPPMRFACSDSVPCTNLTLSDIELLPAQGDLFNDPFCWNAYGNSETLTIPPVSCLIEGLPQSLPGNDLSRC